One part of the Tenacibaculum sp. 190130A14a genome encodes these proteins:
- a CDS encoding DUF983 domain-containing protein, whose amino-acid sequence MKSVIALLSNKCPRCNKGKVFKNTVFNLFKIGKMEKSCSHCDFVYEKEPGFFFGAMYVSYGLIVAESIAAFIIFRLFLQLEWFLSFGLIVLLSLLLVGVNFKLSRLIWIYLFAPKKE is encoded by the coding sequence ATGAAATCAGTTATAGCTTTACTTTCTAATAAATGCCCAAGATGTAACAAAGGAAAAGTATTTAAAAACACTGTTTTTAACTTGTTCAAAATTGGAAAAATGGAAAAGAGTTGTTCTCATTGCGATTTTGTTTATGAAAAAGAGCCTGGTTTCTTTTTTGGAGCCATGTATGTAAGCTATGGTTTAATTGTAGCTGAAAGTATAGCCGCTTTTATCATTTTTAGGTTGTTCTTACAATTAGAATGGTTTTTAAGCTTCGGTTTAATTGTATTACTATCTCTGTTATTGGTAGGTGTAAACTTTAAGCTATCTCGTTTAATCTGGATTTATCTATTTGCTCCCAAAAAAGAATAA
- a CDS encoding AraC family transcriptional regulator, whose product MDNLSFINIIIGIALIIFIFFNKHNLGKNVYAKLAIIGVISIFTLSALSDYLMTLGATLRYSIFTYIALLVSHLIGFFLLLFVSAITGQTSHLKTIIIAVIGVTVVRVLLIYSLITGFLIKQDASNIDNLAEANTKLPIILANTDEFIMAAFNLILTIIAYKTLKKAPLIVDLGSSKALYYKWGKIILVFSIVLYTIVLLNTVLLSFNRDNLEHILFVEKILKSIFFIFLIISMMYFPVFAYSGKYEDLPSLYEIDKEKYKGSTLIDSLALFNEIDTLVRDEKLYLDSELKMDKVSKKLARPIPHISQAINENTQNSFPDYINSFRIEEAKKKLLVENPDTIFAIAIDIGFNNKTTFYNAFKKYTDMTPTQYRKQFRKEKDA is encoded by the coding sequence ATGGACAACCTGTCTTTTATCAATATTATTATTGGTATAGCTCTTATTATTTTTATTTTTTTCAATAAGCATAATTTGGGTAAAAACGTATACGCTAAACTTGCTATCATAGGGGTGATTAGTATTTTTACCTTATCGGCGTTGTCTGATTATCTCATGACGTTAGGTGCTACTCTTCGTTATAGTATATTTACCTATATAGCATTGCTAGTATCGCATTTAATAGGATTTTTTTTATTACTATTCGTTTCTGCCATTACAGGGCAAACCAGCCATCTTAAAACCATTATAATTGCTGTTATTGGAGTTACTGTAGTAAGAGTATTGCTTATTTATTCTTTGATCACAGGGTTTCTAATAAAACAAGATGCATCTAATATTGATAATTTAGCAGAAGCCAATACTAAGCTACCAATAATACTTGCTAATACAGATGAGTTTATAATGGCAGCTTTCAATTTAATATTAACAATTATAGCCTATAAAACATTAAAAAAGGCGCCGTTAATTGTCGATTTAGGTTCGAGTAAAGCACTGTATTATAAATGGGGAAAAATTATCTTAGTTTTTTCAATAGTGCTCTATACAATTGTGCTTTTAAATACAGTACTGCTGTCTTTTAATAGAGATAATTTAGAGCATATTTTATTTGTAGAAAAGATATTAAAATCGATATTTTTTATTTTTCTAATTATATCGATGATGTATTTTCCTGTGTTTGCTTATTCAGGTAAATATGAAGATTTACCATCTTTGTATGAAATAGATAAAGAAAAGTATAAAGGATCTACTTTAATTGATTCACTAGCACTTTTTAATGAGATAGATACTTTAGTTCGAGATGAAAAATTATACCTTGATTCTGAATTAAAGATGGATAAGGTTTCTAAAAAACTAGCAAGACCAATTCCGCATATCTCTCAAGCCATTAATGAGAACACGCAGAATAGTTTTCCAGATTATATCAATTCTTTTAGAATAGAAGAAGCTAAGAAGAAACTGTTAGTGGAAAATCCTGATACCATTTTTGCTATTGCTATAGACATAGGTTTTAACAACAAGACTACTTTTTACAATGCATTTAAGAAGTATACAGACATGACGCCTACACAATATAGAAAGCAATTTAGAAAAGAAAAGGACGCTTAG
- a CDS encoding helix-turn-helix transcriptional regulator → MIPILNIENFQPSIAIEDYFYSNELDVHLKRNERYFSQPHKHSFYLCVLIIEGEGKHEIDFTTYEVKPGRVFFLKPGQSHFWSFTSSVKGFIFFHTLEFFRLSMSELNLNEFPFYTLHESLIDLPKNKIASFSTSFQRINEEYHTDEILKRASLLSLVNLLYIDFMRLYNQENTPQPKQTVNNIIVIHKLDDLITTHFKEHKKAAFYADKLHMSVRHLNRISKEVLDKTVTDLLYEKVVLEAKRLLVHSKQQLTDIAYELGFENYSHFSKFFKLKTGESPTAFRKRY, encoded by the coding sequence ATGATTCCGATTTTAAATATTGAAAATTTTCAACCTTCTATAGCAATTGAAGATTACTTTTATAGCAATGAGTTAGATGTCCATTTAAAAAGAAACGAACGCTATTTTAGTCAACCACATAAACATAGTTTCTATTTATGTGTATTGATAATTGAAGGGGAAGGGAAACATGAAATAGATTTTACTACCTATGAGGTAAAACCAGGACGGGTGTTTTTCTTAAAACCAGGGCAATCTCATTTTTGGAGTTTTACATCTTCGGTAAAAGGATTTATCTTTTTTCATACACTAGAGTTTTTTAGGTTGAGTATGAGTGAATTGAATTTGAATGAGTTTCCTTTTTATACCTTACATGAGTCTTTGATTGATTTACCCAAAAACAAAATAGCCTCCTTTAGTACATCCTTTCAAAGAATTAATGAAGAATATCATACCGATGAAATTTTAAAAAGAGCCTCCTTACTGAGTTTGGTAAACCTACTCTATATAGATTTTATGAGGCTATATAATCAAGAAAATACACCACAGCCCAAACAAACGGTAAACAACATTATCGTTATTCATAAGTTAGATGATTTGATTACTACACATTTTAAAGAACATAAAAAAGCAGCATTTTATGCCGACAAATTACATATGTCGGTAAGGCATTTAAATAGAATTTCTAAGGAAGTCTTAGACAAGACCGTTACGGATTTATTGTATGAGAAAGTAGTATTAGAAGCAAAACGATTATTGGTACATTCAAAACAACAACTAACCGATATTGCTTATGAATTAGGCTTTGAAAACTATTCGCATTTTTCTAAGTTTTTTAAACTTAAAACTGGTGAAAGTCCAACTGCTTTTAGAAAACGTTATTAA